The sequence AGGGACAAAAAAATTCAAGGAAATCTATCAAGGAGGCGAAGAATGGAGACCTACGAATACCTCTGTCTTGCGTGCAAAAGGCTCTATGTCCTCCGCGCGTCAGCGGAAAAGTGTGATGAAGGCAAAGAGTGCCCTCATTGCAAGAGCAGGGACGTCGTTCAGCTCGGCGTTTCAAGTCTCTTCGGTTTATCGGGCGGTTGAAACCCCTATGGTTGCTGAGACCGGTTCGGTCTCCCACTCATTGAGCATTGACCAGTCGCACACGGGCTTCTGCTGTTTTACCGATAGAGTTCAGCTGTTGTCTCTGAGAGGAGGCGCTCCTGAATTGTTTACGGAGCCAATTGATTCGTGAGTGCCTTCATAATTCTTTCATGATTGCATGATATCGTATTTCTCATCAGATTGCAGGGGGAGGTGAATCGAGAATGTGGAGAAACAGTTCCTGAAGGGTTATCCGGTCAAGAAGATCCGGGACATCGTCGAACAGGAATATTAAACGATAGGAGGTTCATGATGCGGAAATTCGTTGTCGTTACTATGGTCGTTTTTTTGTTTGCAGGCATTGCCTATGGCAAGGACTACGAGGTGAAGAAGAAGGCAGGGGGGTATGACGTGGAGGTCACGATCGATAAGAACCCGCCTGTGGTGGGTGACAATAATGTGAAGATCGAGATCAAGGACGCCTCAGGAAAGTACGTAACGGACGCCAAGGTGGTTGTGGATTATAGCATGCCTGCAATGCCCGGCATGCCGGCCATGAATTATAAGGCAGACGCTGAAGTGAAGGGGAATGAGTATAGGGCGAAGATGAATCTTTCGATGTCCGGCTCCTGGAACGTTGCGATAAAGGTCAATAAAGGCGGGAAGACGTCGACCATGAAATTCACCGTAGACGCGAAATGAAGGCCATGCTGCGTGATGCATGAGGACGCGGGCAGCATGAGAACAAGGCGGCAGACGGGGAAGACCTTTCTTTTTCGTCTCGCGTCCGTCCTGCTTCTCACGCT comes from Thermodesulfovibrionales bacterium and encodes:
- a CDS encoding FmdB family zinc ribbon protein; this translates as METYEYLCLACKRLYVLRASAEKCDEGKECPHCKSRDVVQLGVSSLFGLSGG
- a CDS encoding FixH family protein; translated protein: MMRKFVVVTMVVFLFAGIAYGKDYEVKKKAGGYDVEVTIDKNPPVVGDNNVKIEIKDASGKYVTDAKVVVDYSMPAMPGMPAMNYKADAEVKGNEYRAKMNLSMSGSWNVAIKVNKGGKTSTMKFTVDAK